A segment of the Tissierella sp. genome:
TTAGTATGATGTTGCCAAAGAATAGTAAAAAGCTTAGTCTTTCTAAGATGAATATGGCAGGAATGGGACCAAAAATGATAAGAATGGTTATGAAGGGAAAAAACATATCTTCATTAGAAGAATTAATTGAAGAAGGAATGAAGTCAGGAATAAAAATGGTAGCATGTCAAATGTCCATGGATGTAATGGGAGTCTCAAAAGAAGAATTATTAGAAGGTGTGGAAATTGGTGGAGTAGCAACAATGCTAGATGCATCCGATGATTCAAATATGAGTCTATTCATATAGCCAAGCGGGACACAACTCCTGTTCCTCTGTCCCAAATTTAATTTGTAAAAAAAGGTAGAATACTAGAATGTAATATAAGGCAGAATACTAGCATGTAAAGAATGCTAGTATTCTTTTTTCTTTTTTATGAAAATATTTTCATTATTACATTTAAATAAGAAAAGTTTTTACATTGGATTGATATATTGGAAAGGGTATTATTTAGATAATAAATGAACTAAGGAGGAGTCGTGATGGATTCACCACAAAACAAACAAAATGTAAGTCTCTATGGATGGTTAGTCTGGGGAATACTTGTAACTATTTATCTAATAGTTTTTTTTCATAGGCTTTCAGTTGGAGTAATTACAGGGGATCTTGTAGAAACCTTTGGAATGAGTGCTACACAAATTGCAAACTTAGGTGCTATGTACTTTTATGCATATACTATAATGCAAATTCCTTCTGGTATTCTGGCTGACCGTTTAGGTCCTAAGAAAACAGTTATAGTAGGTTGTATAGTTGCAGCTATTGGCTCAATAATATTTTCATTTGCTGCCAATATACCCATGGCATACTTCGGTAGACTTCTAGTTGGGCTAGGAGTATCAGTAGTATTTTTATGTATATTAAAGATTCAAGCTAACTGGTTTCCAGCTAAAAAATTTGCTACCATGAGCGGTATTACAAGCTTCATAGGAGGTATGGGAGGTGTTCTTGCACAGGGTCCTCTTATAGCAATAGTAAATATGATAGGATGGAGAAGTTCCTTTCTTGTTATAGGTGTAATAACATTAGTACTAGTTGTTATTACAGCAATATTTGTTAAAAACACACCTACTGAAAAAGGATTACCTGAGGTTAATCCTCAACAGACTCAGCCTATTGGAGAAAAGGAAAGCATTTTATCACAATTATTAGAAGTACTTAAGAATCCAAGGATTTGGGCTCCCGCTATTGCCTTTGGTGGTATAAATGGAAGTTTCATGTTATTTGCTGGAACTTTTGGAGTTTCATATATTAGCAATGTATATAGTCTAAATAATACTTCTGCTGCTAATTACATTTCAATAATGTTAGTAGGTTCAGGTATAGCATGTTTATTGATTGGGAGGATATCTGATTCCATACGAAAAAGAAAGTTACCTATGGTAATACTTGCCATAGCTGCAGTTGTGGCATGGATAATATTGGTATTTGTAAGACCGCCTATATGGTTCATGTATGTATTTATACTTTTAGCTGGTTCAGCTTCATCAATTGGAGTTTTATGTTGGTCCGTAGGTAAAGAAGTAAGCAACCCAAGACTTGCTGGAATGGCAATGTCTATAGTAAATGTATGTGGATTCCTTTTTGCAGCACTTCTTCCAGTAATAAGTGGAAGGATAATTGATACAAATATTACAAGAGGGTTATCTCCAGATATGGCTTATGTGAGGGCTTTTATAGTTCCTACAGTTTCTACCATTATATCTTTAGTTTTTGCATTACTATCTAGAGAAACCAAATGTGAGAATATTTATAGTAAGTAGAGAGGAGTGTTGTAAATGTCAAATATACTAGAGAAGGCTAAATCAATAGAAGATTATATAATTAAGTTTAGAAGAGACTTCCACGAAAATCCTGAACTTAGTGGACAAGAATTTAAGACTCAAGAGAAAATTATGAAGGAATTAGAAGTATTAGGAATACCTTATAAAAAAGCAGGGAACACCTCTTTAATAGCTACATTAAAAGGCGGAAAAAGTGGAAAAACAGTAGCTTTAAGAGGCGATATAGATGCTCTTCCAATTAAAGAGGAATCAGGAGTTGAATTTGCATCAAAGGTGCCTGGATTAATGCATGCTTGTGGACATGATAGTCATACTGCAATGCTACTTGGTGCAGCAAAGCTCTTATCTGAAATGAAGGATGAAATACAGGGTGAAGTAAGATTTTTCTTTCAAGAAGGAGAAGAAATATTTACAGGAGCAAAGAAAATCATAGAAGCAGGTGGAATGGAAGGCGTAGATGCATGTCTTGGTATTCACAATCTGCCAGCTATAGAAGTTGGACATGTAGATGTATCACCAGGCTATAGGTCTGCAGGCTGTGACACTATATATGTTAAGTTTGAGGGAGTATCAGGTCATGGTTCAGCCCCACACCTTGCAAAGGATACAGTTCATCCTGCGTGTCTATTCGTCACAGACCTTCAAGGAATAGTCGCTAAAAATGTTAATCCTCAAGAGCCTATAGTAGTTTCTGTAGGAAGATTCCAGGGAGGAACAAAGGCAAATATCATATCTAAGTATACAGAACTTGATATTTCTATGAGATACTTTGATGAAAATACTAGAAAAACAGTCCATGAAGCTATAAAGAGACATGCTAAAGCAATAGCAGATACCTATGAAATTAAGGTAGATGTAATCATAGAGGACAGTACTCTAAGTGTATATAATGATGACGAATTATCAGTTTTAGCGAAGAAAACCTCCTCCACTATTTTTGGGGAAGATAAAATTGTATCCATACCTAAGATGATGGGCTCAGAAGATATGTCCTACTATTTCCAACATGCTAAAGGTGTTTTTGCATGGCTTGGATCGGGAAATAAGGAAAAAGACTGTATATATTTCCCACACCATGAGAAATTTAAAATTGATGAAGATTGCTTAAAGTACGGAACAGCATTATATACACAATTTGCTATAGATTTCTTAAATGACAAATAGAACAAAACAAAAGCTGTAACAATAATAGATTGTTATAGCTTTTGTTTTGTTCTAAAAAAATTGTGGTATAATATTAATATTAAATATAGGCTGGTGATATGATGGGTTTGACTATTAGAGAAATGCTGAAGGCTGAGTTTTTTAAGGATTTTAATGTTGTAGCAGGCCATGAAGGCTTAGATAAACAGTTGCAAGGAATCGCAATTCTAGATGCTCCAGATGGATATAAGTGGACAAGAGGCAGAGAATTTGTCATATCTTCAGGCTATATATTTAAACAACATCCAGAACTATTTGAAGAGTATGTAAAAACGGATACTTTTAAAGAGATATCTGGAATGGGATTAAAAATAGATAGATATATAAAGATAATTCCAGAGCATATTATAAATATATTTAATGAATACAATATTCCCTTAATAAATATTCCAGTAGGTCCATCCTGGATGGACATCATGAATCAGCTTAATGTATTGGTAATGAATAAAAACATTAGGCAATTTAGAATAGGGACTATTAATCCAAGGAGTTTTTCCAAATTAAGCTATCAAGCAAGAAAGATAAATAAGATATTATCCCAAATTGAAGGTGAAATGAATTTTCCTGCTATGTTATATGACTTATCATCTGAAAAACCTTATTATAGCTCAAATGCATTTATGGAGCTTATTGGAGATTTGAAGATAGAAGATTTTTGGAATCCACCCTTTGATTATACACAAGAAGTATTATGCGATAATTTAAGTATGATAAGATATAGATTTATAGATGATAAATATGATAGACCTTATAGCTGGATTACTGTGCCTATTACAGTTGGAGATAAGATAAAAGGATATTTTGTAGTCTTGGAAGCTACAGGTCTTATAGATTACTTTGATCAATTCGCCCTACGAATAGGATTTCTACTTCTTCAATCCCTATATGAGCAAATATTAGTAGCTCAAAGCATTGGAGATGTAGGTTTTGAAAAATTTACTTCTGATATCATAGTAGGAAATCTAGTAGGTGATGAAGCTATATCTAAAAAAGCAGATAATTTAGGCTTGGATATAAACATAAACTATTATCTGATTTTAATGAAACCAGAAAAGGAAAATACTCATCTACTAAGCTATAAGGATGAACTTAGAGAGGTTGTAAATAGTAGTATATCTCAGACGGAGGCTAGAATGGCCATGATAGACGATAGTAGTTGTATCTTTTTGATCCCTGTAGATAATAAGATTTCAGAAAAAGAGAATCTAGAACTAATAAAAAAGGCTTCTAATTCTTTTAAAAAGAGAATAGAGTCAAAGATAGAGAATATAAATATAGTTTTTGGAGTTTCCGATAATGGAAGTACAATACTTGATCTAAGAAAAAATTATGTAAGATGTAATCAAGCCATAAGAATTGGCCAGTTATTATATCCAAATGAATCTTATTTAAAATATTCTGATTTAGGAGTTTTTGCTTGGATGAATATGAAGGAAGATGAATTGGGAATAATATCAAAGGATATTAAGACTTTAATTGAAAATCCTGAACATAAAGAACTCATAGAAATACTAAGGGCTTATTTAGAATGTAAAATGAATTATAGTCTTACAGCAAAGCAACTTTTCTTACATATAAACACTGTTAGAAAAAGGGTAGAGGAGATAAAAGATCTCATAGATCTAGATTTAGAAGACCCTATGAGCAGATTAAAGCTTGAGATTTTATTAAAGTTGATTAATTAAAGAAGTTATGACTAATCACGATTTTATTAATCTAGACATGGTCTTAGATTTGGTATAAAATAATAATAACTATAAATATGAAGGAGGTAATTTGATGAACCCAATGACAGCAGAAAATTTAAGATCCGCTTTTGGTGGTGAATCTCAAGCTCATATGAGATATAGAATTTGGGGAGATAAAGCAAAGAAAGATGGATTCCAAACAGTCTACAGATTATTCATGGCTACATCAGATGCTGAAGAAGTGCATGCAACATTACATTTCAAAGCATTAAAAGACATGTCAGGTGATTTCTTAGTAGCATCAGGGGGAGGATTTGGATTAGGCACTACTTCTGATAATCTTCAAGGAGCAATCAATGGAGAATTACATGAAGTTAATCAAATGTATCCAGCATATATAGCGGTAGCAGAGATGCAAGGAGAAAAAACAGCTATATCAGCTATGAAATTTGCTATTGATGCTGAAAGAGTACACGCAGAGTTGTTCACTAAAGCAAAAGAAGCTGTAGATGCTGGTAAGGA
Coding sequences within it:
- a CDS encoding MFS transporter, whose protein sequence is MDSPQNKQNVSLYGWLVWGILVTIYLIVFFHRLSVGVITGDLVETFGMSATQIANLGAMYFYAYTIMQIPSGILADRLGPKKTVIVGCIVAAIGSIIFSFAANIPMAYFGRLLVGLGVSVVFLCILKIQANWFPAKKFATMSGITSFIGGMGGVLAQGPLIAIVNMIGWRSSFLVIGVITLVLVVITAIFVKNTPTEKGLPEVNPQQTQPIGEKESILSQLLEVLKNPRIWAPAIAFGGINGSFMLFAGTFGVSYISNVYSLNNTSAANYISIMLVGSGIACLLIGRISDSIRKRKLPMVILAIAAVVAWIILVFVRPPIWFMYVFILLAGSASSIGVLCWSVGKEVSNPRLAGMAMSIVNVCGFLFAALLPVISGRIIDTNITRGLSPDMAYVRAFIVPTVSTIISLVFALLSRETKCENIYSK
- a CDS encoding amidohydrolase codes for the protein MSNILEKAKSIEDYIIKFRRDFHENPELSGQEFKTQEKIMKELEVLGIPYKKAGNTSLIATLKGGKSGKTVALRGDIDALPIKEESGVEFASKVPGLMHACGHDSHTAMLLGAAKLLSEMKDEIQGEVRFFFQEGEEIFTGAKKIIEAGGMEGVDACLGIHNLPAIEVGHVDVSPGYRSAGCDTIYVKFEGVSGHGSAPHLAKDTVHPACLFVTDLQGIVAKNVNPQEPIVVSVGRFQGGTKANIISKYTELDISMRYFDENTRKTVHEAIKRHAKAIADTYEIKVDVIIEDSTLSVYNDDELSVLAKKTSSTIFGEDKIVSIPKMMGSEDMSYYFQHAKGVFAWLGSGNKEKDCIYFPHHEKFKIDEDCLKYGTALYTQFAIDFLNDK
- a CDS encoding PucR family transcriptional regulator ligand-binding domain-containing protein, coding for MMGLTIREMLKAEFFKDFNVVAGHEGLDKQLQGIAILDAPDGYKWTRGREFVISSGYIFKQHPELFEEYVKTDTFKEISGMGLKIDRYIKIIPEHIINIFNEYNIPLINIPVGPSWMDIMNQLNVLVMNKNIRQFRIGTINPRSFSKLSYQARKINKILSQIEGEMNFPAMLYDLSSEKPYYSSNAFMELIGDLKIEDFWNPPFDYTQEVLCDNLSMIRYRFIDDKYDRPYSWITVPITVGDKIKGYFVVLEATGLIDYFDQFALRIGFLLLQSLYEQILVAQSIGDVGFEKFTSDIIVGNLVGDEAISKKADNLGLDININYYLILMKPEKENTHLLSYKDELREVVNSSISQTEARMAMIDDSSCIFLIPVDNKISEKENLELIKKASNSFKKRIESKIENINIVFGVSDNGSTILDLRKNYVRCNQAIRIGQLLYPNESYLKYSDLGVFAWMNMKEDELGIISKDIKTLIENPEHKELIEILRAYLECKMNYSLTAKQLFLHINTVRKRVEEIKDLIDLDLEDPMSRLKLEILLKLIN
- a CDS encoding ferritin family protein; translated protein: MNPMTAENLRSAFGGESQAHMRYRIWGDKAKKDGFQTVYRLFMATSDAEEVHATLHFKALKDMSGDFLVASGGGFGLGTTSDNLQGAINGELHEVNQMYPAYIAVAEMQGEKTAISAMKFAIDAERVHAELFTKAKEAVDAGKDLEAKVVELCPVCGFITLTGEEDKCPLCNAKKELFVAY